In one window of Comamonas testosteroni DNA:
- a CDS encoding DUF4440 domain-containing protein: MNDQNLKAAAQSINDVHALIQTVFTQKGEAAQAAIKALMQVFAEGFSMVTTGGRIVTRAQIQQMFEGAAGARPGLQMVVDELTTIWQAGSHVALRYRETHMLAGVSHARYSTAILEVAAGGVLWHALHETAIA, encoded by the coding sequence ATGAACGACCAGAACCTCAAAGCTGCCGCACAAAGCATTAACGATGTGCATGCGCTGATCCAGACCGTTTTTACTCAAAAGGGCGAAGCCGCCCAAGCCGCTATCAAGGCGCTGATGCAGGTGTTTGCCGAAGGCTTCAGCATGGTCACCACAGGCGGCCGGATCGTGACGCGTGCCCAGATACAGCAGATGTTTGAGGGCGCTGCTGGCGCCAGGCCCGGTTTGCAGATGGTGGTGGATGAGCTGACAACCATCTGGCAGGCGGGCTCACATGTCGCGCTGCGCTACCGCGAAACACATATGCTGGCCGGCGTTAGCCATGCGCGCTATTCCACGGCGATTCTGGAAGTCGCAGCTGGCGGCGTGCTGTGGCATGCGCTGCACGAGACAGCTATTGCTTGA
- a CDS encoding MFS transporter: MSYRYRIALVFLTGFFIDCINIFMPAVALPRLAAEFETASLDTAWVGNAYILGLTLVIPISTWLAGRWGARRLLAVSMLVFALAVAACGMAGSFTAVVVWRFVQGMAGGLLIPVGQAMAFALFQGAERARISTLVMAVALIAPALSPGLGGLIVDSSSWRWVFFANIPLALAAALLAWCWVRDSAESFEPSVAVKPDMTGLLLIGTALTAVLMGMSLYGAGRGRVRALLCLALGLAASALYLRHWRKAADPVVELRLLRSSRLRVSMAVYYAVPGVFTGVNLLSLFFLQDLLALSAQRSGMFMLVYAGGALLAMLMCGRIYNRVGARPLFVVSLLLHSLGIACLMAVNSAGDLLTLVLAYALMGLGGGLAANAAQTTALMDFHGSKLPQASVVWNINRQMAFSVGAALFLMIFNLLQPHTGALAAYHASFAVAALVGLLPLTCLHSLKKSQA, encoded by the coding sequence ATGAGCTACCGTTACCGCATTGCCCTGGTGTTTTTGACCGGGTTTTTTATCGACTGCATCAATATCTTCATGCCTGCAGTCGCCTTGCCACGCCTGGCTGCCGAGTTCGAGACAGCCAGCCTGGACACCGCCTGGGTGGGAAATGCCTACATCCTGGGCCTGACCTTGGTGATTCCCATCAGCACGTGGCTGGCCGGCCGCTGGGGCGCGCGGCGTTTGCTGGCAGTTTCCATGCTGGTGTTTGCACTGGCTGTGGCGGCTTGCGGCATGGCAGGCAGTTTTACGGCCGTGGTGGTTTGGCGCTTCGTGCAGGGAATGGCCGGCGGGCTGCTGATTCCTGTGGGGCAGGCCATGGCCTTTGCCTTGTTTCAGGGGGCGGAGCGTGCACGCATCTCCACCCTTGTCATGGCCGTGGCCCTGATTGCACCGGCTTTGTCACCGGGACTGGGCGGGCTGATTGTGGACAGCAGTTCCTGGCGCTGGGTGTTTTTTGCCAATATTCCATTGGCCCTGGCTGCCGCGCTGCTGGCCTGGTGCTGGGTGCGCGATTCGGCAGAGTCATTCGAGCCGTCGGTTGCTGTCAAGCCCGATATGACCGGACTGCTGCTGATCGGTACGGCACTGACTGCTGTGCTCATGGGCATGTCGCTGTACGGTGCAGGCCGTGGCCGGGTTCGGGCGCTGCTGTGTCTTGCGCTGGGTCTGGCAGCCAGCGCGCTCTATCTGCGCCACTGGCGCAAAGCGGCAGACCCGGTGGTCGAGCTGCGCCTGCTGCGCAGCTCACGCCTGCGGGTGTCCATGGCCGTGTACTACGCCGTGCCCGGCGTGTTTACCGGTGTCAATCTGCTGAGCCTGTTTTTTCTGCAGGACCTGCTGGCACTGAGCGCCCAGCGCTCGGGCATGTTCATGCTGGTCTATGCCGGCGGCGCGCTGCTGGCCATGCTGATGTGTGGCCGCATTTACAACCGCGTGGGGGCGAGGCCGCTGTTTGTGGTCAGTCTGCTGCTGCACAGCCTGGGTATTGCCTGCTTGATGGCAGTGAACAGCGCGGGCGATCTGCTAACCCTGGTGCTGGCCTATGCCCTGATGGGCCTGGGCGGCGGTCTGGCTGCCAATGCCGCGCAAACCACGGCGCTGATGGATTTTCACGGCTCGAAACTGCCCCAGGCCAGCGTGGTCTGGAACATCAACCGCCAGATGGCATTCAGCGTGGGCGCGGCCCTGTTTTTGATGATCTTCAACCTGCTGCAGCCGCATACCGGTGCGCTGGCGGCCTATCACGCAAGCTTCGCCGTCGCCGCCCTGGTTGGGCTGCTGCCGCTGACCTGTTTACACAGCTTGAAAAAAAGCCAGGCATGA
- a CDS encoding LysR family transcriptional regulator, which produces MAATTSTAIHTQLHRVQTFLAVVELGSFTKAADYLNISKAMASLHVKALEEALSITLLVRSTRSVALTESGQQFYDEFKQIFGHIEAAFDNAQHGSRRLRGQLRISTTAEFGERYVLPLIPQFVQRYPGIAISHDANSSLSDLVAEKLDLVVRLGSLADSSLKSRKLADYEIWLVASPQLTGLQAVQRPQDLADLPWIANSNLDSPTHWVLEGAQGQQTEVQGRTAHQSNSSSTIRALALAGLGVAVLPDWLVQDDVRSGQLQRVLPEYALPNQSIHLVFPGSRHLPRKTRVFIDFLAEHLVC; this is translated from the coding sequence ATGGCCGCCACCACAAGCACTGCCATCCACACCCAGCTTCACCGCGTGCAGACTTTTCTGGCCGTGGTGGAACTGGGCAGCTTCACCAAGGCCGCCGACTACCTGAACATCAGCAAAGCCATGGCCAGCTTGCATGTAAAGGCGCTGGAAGAAGCCCTGTCCATTACCTTGCTGGTGCGCAGCACGCGGTCGGTGGCATTGACGGAAAGCGGCCAGCAGTTCTATGACGAGTTCAAGCAGATCTTCGGCCATATCGAAGCTGCATTTGACAATGCCCAGCACGGCAGCCGCCGCCTGCGCGGGCAGTTACGCATCAGCACCACGGCCGAGTTTGGCGAGCGCTATGTGCTGCCGCTGATCCCGCAGTTTGTGCAGCGCTACCCAGGCATTGCCATCAGCCACGATGCCAATTCCTCGCTCAGTGACCTGGTAGCCGAAAAGCTCGACCTGGTTGTACGCCTGGGCAGCCTGGCCGATTCCAGCCTCAAAAGCCGCAAGCTGGCAGATTATGAAATCTGGCTGGTCGCATCGCCCCAGTTGACTGGCCTGCAAGCCGTGCAGCGGCCGCAAGACCTGGCCGATCTGCCCTGGATTGCCAACAGTAATCTGGACAGCCCCACGCACTGGGTGCTGGAAGGCGCACAGGGCCAGCAGACCGAGGTGCAGGGCCGCACCGCCCACCAGTCCAATTCATCGAGCACGATTCGGGCGCTGGCACTGGCGGGCCTGGGTGTCGCCGTGCTGCCCGACTGGCTGGTGCAGGACGATGTGCGCAGCGGCCAGCTGCAGCGCGTGCTGCCCGAGTACGCCCTGCCCAATCAGTCGATTCATCTGGTCTTCCCCGGCAGCCGCCACCTGCCGCGCAAGACACGGGTGTTCATCGACTTTCTGGCCGAGCATCTGGTGTGTTGA